The following are encoded together in the Bacteroidota bacterium genome:
- the nusA gene encoding transcription termination/antitermination protein NusA, giving the protein MRNVNLVESFSEFKDIKNIDRATLMSIIEDVFRNLLIKKYGTDENYDIIVNPDKGDLEVWRNREIVDDEFAEDSFDYDENRHISLTEARKIEPDFEIGEAVSEPFKLEDFGRRSVLSIRQNLASKILDLEKDGIYKKYKDRLGDIVAGEVYQIWKKEILILDDEGNELLLPKTEQIPSDFFKKGDTVRAVVQRVELKNATPVIILSRTSPLFLEKLFELEVPEIFDGLITIKKIVREPGERAKVAVESYDDRIDPVGACVGMKGSRIHGIVRELKNENIDVINFTTNAQLFITRALSPAKISTIKLDDDTKRAEVYLRPDQVSLAIGKGGHNIKLAGKLTGYEIDVYRDTDIDNEDVDLEEFADEIESWIIDELKSVGCDTAKSVLDLSVEDLAKRTDLEEETIKEVRNILSAEFE; this is encoded by the coding sequence TTCAGAAATTTGTTGATTAAAAAATACGGAACAGACGAGAATTACGATATTATCGTAAATCCGGATAAGGGGGATTTAGAGGTGTGGAGAAACAGAGAAATTGTAGACGATGAATTTGCAGAGGATAGCTTTGATTACGATGAAAACAGACACATTAGCTTAACAGAGGCGCGCAAAATTGAACCTGATTTTGAAATTGGAGAGGCTGTTTCTGAACCCTTCAAACTAGAAGATTTTGGAAGACGCTCTGTGTTGTCTATCCGCCAAAATTTGGCTTCAAAAATACTTGATTTAGAAAAAGACGGTATCTATAAAAAATACAAAGATAGACTAGGAGATATCGTTGCCGGAGAGGTGTATCAAATCTGGAAAAAAGAAATTTTAATTTTAGATGACGAAGGAAACGAGTTGTTGCTTCCTAAAACAGAACAAATACCAAGCGACTTTTTCAAAAAAGGTGATACCGTTAGAGCCGTTGTTCAACGCGTTGAATTAAAGAACGCAACACCTGTAATCATTTTATCTCGTACCTCGCCACTATTCTTAGAAAAATTATTTGAGTTAGAGGTGCCTGAAATTTTTGATGGATTAATTACCATTAAGAAAATTGTTCGTGAACCGGGCGAAAGAGCTAAGGTTGCAGTTGAATCATACGATGATAGAATAGATCCTGTTGGAGCGTGTGTGGGTATGAAAGGCTCTAGAATTCATGGAATTGTTCGTGAGTTAAAGAACGAAAATATTGACGTTATCAACTTCACAACAAACGCACAATTGTTTATTACCAGAGCGCTAAGCCCTGCTAAAATATCTACCATTAAATTGGATGACGATACAAAGCGTGCAGAAGTTTATTTACGTCCGGATCAAGTATCGTTGGCTATTGGTAAAGGAGGACACAACATTAAACTAGCAGGTAAGTTAACAGGCTACGAAATAGATGTATATAGAGATACCGATATTGACAATGAAGATGTGGATTTGGAAGAATTTGCAGATGAAATTGAAAGTTGGATTATAGACGAGTTGAAGTCTGTAGGATGCGATACTGCTAAGAGTGTGTTGGATTTAAGCGTAGAAGATTTAGCAAAACGTACCGATTTAGAAGAGGAAACAATTAAAGAAGTAAGAAACATTTTAAGTGCAGAATTCGAATAG